A single Oncorhynchus kisutch isolate 150728-3 linkage group LG19, Okis_V2, whole genome shotgun sequence DNA region contains:
- the LOC109864906 gene encoding sideroflexin-5 isoform X1 — MAQYAACPAFQLGRPRYDQSTFLGRLRHFVAIIDPSTLFVSEKRLRECVKLLDDFQHGTLPPGVTDRQLWEAQKVKQAIIHPDTGEKIFMPFRMSGYVPFGTPIVVGLLLPNQTVVSTIFWQWLNQSHNACVNYSNRNATKPTPTSTFLQGYFGAVTSAVSLAVGLNVLIQRANRLSPATQIIIQRLIPFPAVASANICNVGLMRHNELSEGIDVLDGNGNVVGSSKIAAKHAIMETAFTRVVLPMPIFVLPPIIMSYLEKLPFLQTNRRLLLPIHSLVCLATFSLSLPLAISLFPQMSQIEVSQLEPEIAMATNSKVVTYNKGL, encoded by the exons AGTACCTTTCTTGGCCGGCTGAGACACTTTGTAGCGATCATCGACCCCAGCACACTCTTTGTGTCTGAG AAACGATTGAGAGAATGCGTCAAACTCCTGGATGATTTTCAGCATGGAACACTACCACCTGGAGTTACGGATCGACAG CTATGGGAAGCCCAAAAGGTGAAGCAG GCCATCATTCATCCTGACACAGGAGAGAAGATCTTCATGCCTTTCCGAATGTCAG GTTATGTCCCATTTGGAACACCAATT GTTGTGGGCCTTCTTCTTCCAAATCAGACTGTGGTATCTACTATTTTCTGGCAG TGGCTGAACCAAAGTCACAATGCCTGTGTCAACTACTCAAACCGCAATGCTACTAAG CCTACACCAACATCCACGTTTCTTCAAGGTTACTTCGGAGCTGTGACCAGTGCTGTCTCCCTTGCG GTGGGACTGAATGTACTGATTCAGAGAGCCAACAGGTTGAGTCCAGCAACCCAAATAATCATACAGAGACTCATCCCTTTCCCAGCTGTGG CCAGTGCCAACATTTGCAATGTGGGCCTCATGAGGCACAATGAGCTGTCGGAGGGCATCGACGTGCTGGACGGAAATGGGAACGTGGTGGGCTCCTCAAAGATTGCTGCCAAACAT GCAATTATGGAAACTGCCTTTACCAGAGTGGTCCTCCCGATGCCAATCTTTGTCCTTCCTCCCATCATCATGTCCTACCTAGAAAA ACTTCCATTCCTGCAGACGAATCGGAGGCTGTTGCTGCCCATCCACAGCCTGGTGTGTCTGGCTACCTTCAGCCTCTCGCTGCCCCTGGCCATCAGCCTATtcccacagatgtctcag ATTGAGGTGTCTCAGCTTGAGCCTGAAATTGCCATGGCAACCAATAGCAAGGTGGTGACCTACAACAAGGGACTGTGA
- the LOC109864906 gene encoding sideroflexin-5 isoform X2 — protein MQAIIHPDTGEKIFMPFRMSGYVPFGTPIVVGLLLPNQTVVSTIFWQWLNQSHNACVNYSNRNATKPTPTSTFLQGYFGAVTSAVSLAVGLNVLIQRANRLSPATQIIIQRLIPFPAVASANICNVGLMRHNELSEGIDVLDGNGNVVGSSKIAAKHAIMETAFTRVVLPMPIFVLPPIIMSYLEKLPFLQTNRRLLLPIHSLVCLATFSLSLPLAISLFPQMSQIEVSQLEPEIAMATNSKVVTYNKGL, from the exons ATGCAGGCCATCATTCATCCTGACACAGGAGAGAAGATCTTCATGCCTTTCCGAATGTCAG GTTATGTCCCATTTGGAACACCAATT GTTGTGGGCCTTCTTCTTCCAAATCAGACTGTGGTATCTACTATTTTCTGGCAG TGGCTGAACCAAAGTCACAATGCCTGTGTCAACTACTCAAACCGCAATGCTACTAAG CCTACACCAACATCCACGTTTCTTCAAGGTTACTTCGGAGCTGTGACCAGTGCTGTCTCCCTTGCG GTGGGACTGAATGTACTGATTCAGAGAGCCAACAGGTTGAGTCCAGCAACCCAAATAATCATACAGAGACTCATCCCTTTCCCAGCTGTGG CCAGTGCCAACATTTGCAATGTGGGCCTCATGAGGCACAATGAGCTGTCGGAGGGCATCGACGTGCTGGACGGAAATGGGAACGTGGTGGGCTCCTCAAAGATTGCTGCCAAACAT GCAATTATGGAAACTGCCTTTACCAGAGTGGTCCTCCCGATGCCAATCTTTGTCCTTCCTCCCATCATCATGTCCTACCTAGAAAA ACTTCCATTCCTGCAGACGAATCGGAGGCTGTTGCTGCCCATCCACAGCCTGGTGTGTCTGGCTACCTTCAGCCTCTCGCTGCCCCTGGCCATCAGCCTATtcccacagatgtctcag ATTGAGGTGTCTCAGCTTGAGCCTGAAATTGCCATGGCAACCAATAGCAAGGTGGTGACCTACAACAAGGGACTGTGA